The following is a genomic window from Burkholderia oklahomensis C6786.
GGAACTTGATGTCGCCCTTGATCAGGTCGGCGGGCAGCGTCGGCTTGATGATCTCTTCGATCACCGCTTCGCGCAGCGCGGGCAGTTCGATGTCCGGCGCGTGCTGCGTCGACAGCACGACGGTGTCGATCGAATGCGGCTTGCCGTCGACGTAGCGGACCGTCACCTGCGACTTCGCGTCCGGACGCAGCCAGGGCAGACGGCCATCGCGGCGCAGGTTCGCCTGGCGCTCGACGAGGCGGTGCGACAGGTGAATCGGCAGCGGCATCAGCTCGGGCGTTTCGTCGCATGCGTAGCCGAACATCAGGCCCTGGTCGCCTGCGCCTTGATCGAGGTTGTTGTCGTGCGCGCGGTCGACGCCTTGTGCGATGTCCGGCGATTGCTTGTCGTACGCGACGAGCACCGCGCAGCCGCGGTAGTCGATGCCGTAATCGGTGTTGTCGTAGCCGATGCGCTTGATCGTGTCGCGGGCGATCTGGATGTAGTCGATGTTCGCCGCCGTCGTGATTTCACCGGCCAGCACGACGAGGCCGGTGTTGCACAGCGTTTCGGCTGCGACACGGGAATACTTGTCTTGCGCGAGGATTGCGTCGAGGATCGCGTCGGAGATCTGGTCTGCGACCTTGTCCGGATGGCCTTCGGAAACGGATTCGGACGTAAAGAGATAATCGTTTGCCACGTTCTCAGGCTCCTGTTGTGGTTACGGTTGAAGTTCACGTAGCCAGCTTCCAGAGGCCCGAAGTGGCGACGCTTTAGCGGATTTCCTGCGCCGTGGGTGCTTTCGCGCCCCCGGCTTCGCCCCGCAAGTTGTCAGTTAACTCGGCGAAGCCCGTATTATAGCGGCTTTCTCGAATTGTCACAGAGCGTCGATCGTGTTGCTCCTTCCGCTGTCCTTCAACCCTGTTCTCATCGCGCCGGCCGTCCGGATCGACGGAGGATTCGCATGCTAGGCCGTCTCGGCACGCAGCTCGCCGTCGCGCTCCTCAAATTCCTCGCGGTCCTGCCCTACGGCTTGACCGCGCGCTTCGGCGACGGCCTTGGCTGGCTGCTCTACCAGATCCCCAGCCGGCGAAAGCGCATCGTACACATCAATTTGAAACTTTGCTTCCCGGATTGGAGCGACGCGCGCCGCGAGGAAGTGGCCGGCCAGCACTTCCGGCACGCGATCCGCAGCTACGTCGAGCGCAGCTATCAATGGTTCGCGTCGGAAGAGACCTACCGCAAGCTGTTCACGATCGACAGCGAGATCGATCTCAGCGACCCCGACATGCCGCCGACGCTGCTGCTCGGTTTCCATTTCGTCGGCATCGAAGCCGGCTCGATGGCGATCAATCTCGCGCTCGGCCGCGCGTGCGGCTCACTCTACACGCCGATGAAGAACCCGGAGATCGAGGCCGCGGCCAAGGCCGGCCGCAGCCGCTTCGGCGCGGAGCTGGCGAGCCGCGCCGACAGCGCGCGCACCGTGCTGCGCTGGCTGCGCGACCGCAAGCCGGTGATGCTCGGCGCCGACATGGACTACGGCCAGCGCAACTCGACGTTCGTGCCGTTCTTCGGCGTGCCCGCGTGCACGCTGACCGCGGTCGGCCGGTTCGCGAAGACGGGCCATGCGCAGGTCGTGCCGTTCATCGGCGAAGTGCTGCCCGATTACAAGGGTTATCGGCTGAAAGTGTTCAAACCTTGGGAAAATTATCCGACGGGCGACGACGATCTCGACGCGCGCCGGATGAACGCATTCCTCGAAGAGCAGATTCCGCTGATGCCCGAGCAGTACTACTGGGTGCACAAGCGCTTCAAGACGCGCCCGCCCGGCGAGCCGAGCTTCTATTGACCTCGCCGCCGCGGCATACAATAGCGCCCATGAAACTCTCGTTCACCAAGATGCACGGCGCGGGCAACGACTTCGTCGTGCTCGACGGCTATACCCGCGCGCTGCCCGCGCTCACCGACGCGCAGGTGCGCGCGCTCGCCGACCGCCACTTCGGGATCGGCGCCGATCAGCTCTTGCTCGTCGAAAAGCCGACCGTCGAAGGCGCCGATTTCAAGTACCGGATCTTCAACTGCGACGGCGGCGAGGTCGAGCACTGCGGCAACGGCGCGCGCTGCTTCGTCAAGTTCGTCCGCGACAACGGGCTCACCGACAAGGCGAGCGTGCGCGTCGAAGTGAAGCACGGCGTGATCATGCTGACGATGCAGGACAACGGCGAGGTCGTCGTCGACATGGGCGCGCCCGTGTTCGAGCCGGCGCGCGTGCCGTTCGACGCGAGCGGCCTCGAAGGCCGCCGCGAAGGCGCCGACACGCTGTGGCCGCTCGACGTGAACGGCGCGACGCGCTGGATCTCGGTCGTGTCGATGGGCAATCCGCACGCGGTGCAGATCGTCGACGACGCCGAGGCGTTCCCGGTGCTCGTCGACGGCCCCGCGATCGAGCGCCATCCGCGCTTTGCCCAGCGCGTGAACGCGGGCTTCATGCAACGCGTGTCGCGCCGCGAGGTGAAGCTGCGCGTCTACGAGCGCGGCGCGGGCGAGACGCTCGCGTGCGGCACGGGCGCGTGCGCGGCGGTCGCGGCGGGCATCCGGCGCGGGCAACTCGATTCGCCCGTCACGGTCCATACGCATGGCGGCACGCTGACGATTTCGTGGGACGGCGCGCGCGACGAAAACGCGCCGCTGCTGATGGCCGGCCCGGCGACGACCGTTTTCGAAGGCGTGATCGACCTGTCCGTCCAACCTTTTGCCTGACTTTTCATCTGTTGAACGAAGCGCCATGAACGATCGCGAAGTCGCCGACTACCTGCTCGCCAACCCCGAATTCTTCGCCACGCACGCGGAGCTGCTCGCGACGATCAAGCTCGCGAACCCGCACGGCAAGGCCGCAGTGTCGCTGCAGGAGCGGCAGATGGAGATGCTGCGGGACAAGAACAAGCATCTCGAACGCCGGCTCGCCGAGCTGCTGCGCTACGGCCACGAGAACGACGGGCTCGCCGCGAAGTTCAACCACTGGACCGCGCGCGTGATCGCCGAGCGCGATCCGTACGCGCTGCCGCGCTCGATCGCGGGCGGCCTCGCCGACGTGTTCGACGTGCCGCAGACGGCGCTCAGGCTCTGGGATGTCGCCGATACCTACGCGCAGGCCGATTTCGCGCGCAACGTCGGCGAGGAAGTGCGCCTCTTCACGAACAGCCTTGCGACCCCTTATTGCGGCGCGAATACCGGCTTCGAGGCCGCGCAGTGGCTCGCGCCCGTCGCGCCCGTGCCGGCCGTCGACGGCGGCGAAGCGCCCGCCGCGAGCGGTGCCGCCGAGTCGGTCGCGCTGATCGCGCTGCGCGCGCCCGCAGCGGGCGACGGCGCGGGCGCGTTCGGCCTGCTCGTGCTGGGCTCGCCGGACCCGCGGCGCTTCCACGACGGGATGGGCACCGATTTTCTCACGCAGATCGGCGCGCTCGCGAGCGCGGCGCTCACGCGTCTGCTGCCGCACTGACGGCCGCGCATAGCGCCTCGCCACCCGCCCGCCCGACCGCGCCATGACCGCCGACCTGATCGCCGATTACCTGTCGAATCTGCGGCACGTCAGGAAACTGTCGGACCACACGCTGCGCGCGTACGCGCACGAGCTCGACGAGCTGAAGAAGCTCGCGAACGGCCGGCCGCTCGAAAGCCTGACGGCCGTCGACGTGCGCGGCGCGGTCGCGCGCGCGCATGCGGGCGGCCTGTCGGCGCGTTCGATCTCGCACCGGCTGTCCGCATGGCGCGCGTTCTACCGCTGGTTCGCGCAGCACGTCGAAATGAACGCGAATCCGGTAGCGACGATCCGCGCGCCGAAGCGCGCGAAGATGCTGCCGAAGGCGCTGTCCGTCGACGACGCGGCCGCGCTGATGGACGCGCCGGCGTCCGGCACCGCCGAAAGCCTGCGCGACCATGCGATCCTCGAGCTGTTCTATTCGTCCGGGCTGCGGCTCGCCGAGCTGATCGGCCTCGACGTCGCGTACGTGAAAATCGGCGAATATCGCTCCGAAGGCTGGCTCGACCTCGCCGAAGCGGAAGTCACCGTGCGCGGCAAGGGCGACAAGGAGCGCAAGGTGCCCGTCGGCCGCAAGGCGATCGACGCGCTCAACGCATGGCTCGCGGTGCGCGGCGAGTTCGTGAGGCACGATCCGCATCCGCTCTTCCTGTCGGTGCGCGGCAACCGGATGTCGCCCGGCGTCGTGCGCGGGCGCGTGAAGCGCGCGGCGCTCGCGGCGGGCATCCCGGCGAACGTCCATCCGCACGTGCTGCGCCACTCGTTCGCGACGCACGTGCTGCAGTCGAGCGGCGACCTGCGCGCGGTGCAGGAACTGCTCGGCCACGCGAGCATCTCGGCGACGCAGGTCTATACGTCGCTCGACTTCCAGCATCTCGCGAAGATTTACGACAGCGCGCATCCGCGCGCCAAAAAACGCGACTGACGCGCGTCGCCCACGCTCACCGAATCACATCCCGCCGCGTCCGACGCGGCTTTTTCGATCCCGACATGCATACCGTTACGCTCAAGCCGTCGAAAGACAAATCCCTGCTGCGCCGCCATCCGTGGATCTACGCGAACGCGATCGACCGCGTCGACGGCAAGCCCGCGCCCGGCGCGACCGTCATCGTGCGCGCGCACGACGGGCGCTTCCTCGCGCGCGCGGCGTACAGCCCGCATTCGCAGATCCGGCTGCGCGCGTGGAGCTTCGACGAGGCCGAGCCGATCGATCACGCGTTCTTCAAGCGGCGCGTGCAGCGCGCGATCGCGCATCGCAGCGCGATGATCTCGGGCACGGGCGCGGTGCGGCTCGTGTTCGGCGAGGCGGACGGGCTGCCGGGGCTCATCGTCGATTACTACATCGCGGCGCAAGTCCCCGCGGGAGGCACCGCGGCGCACGCGGCCGAAGACGGCGCGGCGGCACGAGCCGCGTCGAACGACGGCGCCGCCGGCGCAGGCCGCGGCCAGCTCGTCTGCCAGTTCATGGCGGCGGGCGTCGAGCAGTGGAAGGATGCAATCGTCGCGGCGCTCGTCGCCGCGACCGGCTGCCCGAACGTCTACGAGCGCTCGGACGTGTCGATCCGCGAGAAGGAAGGCCTCGAACAGACGACGGGCGTGCTCGCCGGCGACGCGCCGCCCGACACGCTGATCACAAACGAGAACGGCGTGCTGTATCACGTCGACGTCCGAAACGGCCACAAGACGGGCTTCTACGTCGACCAGCGCGACAACCGCGCGCTCGTCGCGCAGTACGCGCGCGATCGCGACGTGCTGAACTGCTTCTGCTACACGGGCGGCTTCTCGCTCGCGGCGCTGAAAGGCGGCGCGAAGCGGGTGGTGTCGATCGATTCGTCGGGCGACGCGCTCGCGCTCGCGCAGCAAAACGTCGTGACGAACGGCTTCGACGCGGCGCGCGCCGAGTGGCTCGACGCCGACGCGTTCAAGACGCTGCGCCGTCTCGTCGAAGAAGGCGAGCGCTTCGACCTCATCGTGCTCGATCCGCCGAAATTCGCGCCGACCCGCGACAGCGTCGACCGTGCCGCGCGCGCATACAAGGACATCAACCTGAGCGGTTTCAAGCTGCTGCGCCCGGGCGGCCTGTTGTTCACGTACTCGTGCTCCGGCGCGATCGACATGGACCTGTTCCAGAAGATCGTCGCGGGCGCGGCGGCCGACGCGAAGGTCGACGCGCGGATCCTGAAGCGCCTCGGCGCGGGCGTCGACCACCCGCTGCTGACCGCGTTCCCCGAAGGCGAATATCTGAAAGGGCTGCTGTTGCAAATCGCGTGATCGCCCCGATTTGAACGGGCGGCGCAGTGCGAGCCCCCGCCGCCCTGGCCGTCCGGCCGGCAGCGGGGGCTTGACAGATATGTTTCAATGAATGATTGAGCGCCCGGAAGTCTCGCCGGGCGCGCTGTTTTTTCAGCAGTTTTGACCCCGTTTCACGAACCACAGGCGATCGACGACATGGCCATTCCCGTCACCATCCTCACCGGCTTCCTCGGCAGCGGCAAGACGACGCTGCTCAAGCGCATCCTGAACGAACAGCACGGCATGAAGATCGCCGTGATCGAAAATGAATTCGGCGAGGAGAACATCGACAACGAGATCCTCGTCCAGGAATCGAACGAGCAGATCATCCAGATGAGCAATGGCTGCATCTGCTGCACGATCCGCGGCGATCTCGCGCGCGCGCTCGCCGACCTCGCCGCGAAGAAGCGCGACGGCACGTTCGATTTCGACCGCGTCGTGATCGAGACGACGGGCCTCGCGAATCCGGGCCCCGTCGCACAGACGTTCTTCATCGATAGCGAGATCGCCGACGAATTCCTGCTCGACGCGGTCATCACGCTCGTCGACGCGAAGCACGCCGACGCGCAGCTCGACGAGCACGAGGTCGTGCAGCGCCAGGTCGGCTTCGCCGATCGGCTGTTCGTCACGAAGGCGGACCTCGTCGACGACGAGACGGTCTCGGATCTCAAGCACCGCCTGCTGCACATGAATCCGAAGGCGGCGATCAAGGTCGTGAACTTCGGCGACGCGGACATCAAGGAGATCTTCGACCTGCGCGGCTTCAACCTGAACGCGAAGCTCGAGATCGATCCGGACTTCCTCGCCGAAGACGAGCACGAGCACGCGCATCACCACGATCACGATCACGCGCATTGCGACCATGATCACGGCCATTGCGAGCATGATCACGAGCACGGCCATCATAATCACCACCACGCGCATCACGACGACAAGATCAAGTCGTTCGTCTACCGCAACGACCGCCCGTTCGATCCGAACAAGCTCGAGGACTTCCTCGGCGGGATCCTGCAGATCTACGGCGAGCGGATGCTGCGCTACAAGGGCGTGCTGTACATGAAGGGCGTCGACCGCAAGGTCGTGTTCCAGGGCGTGCACCAGATGATGGGCAGCGACCTCGCGGCGAAGTGGCTGCCGGCCGAGAAGAAGACCAACAAGATGGTGTTCATCGGCGTCGACCTGCCGCGCGACCTCATCACCGACGGCCTCGACGCCTGCCTCGCGTAAGCGGGCGGCAGGCGCGCGCGGCGCGGAATCCGCGCACCGGCTCGCTCGACGCGGCCGGCGCGGTACGATTCGGACGGGCCTGGCGCGCGAAGCCGGCGCGGTGTCGGCGGCTTTGCCGCTCGATGCCGATCTCGATGGCGCACAGCCGCCGGACCGCGCGCAGCAAGCCGCCGGACCGCACGACCGCACGACCGCCGGACATTTGACCGGCGAATCGCAGCAACGCAGAACGACCGAGCCAGCCGCAAAGCCCGCGCGTCACCACAGCCGCAAGCGGAACGTCCGCGCGTCGGCCACGAGCAAGCCGCCGGCCGCCGCCGCGCGCATGCCGGGAGGGCCGCCGCGCCGGCTGCGGACCGACATGCGGACGTCATCGCTTTTTCCTGATTTGCGGGTTATATTTTCAGGATACCGCTTGATCGGCAGGGGATCGACCCGATACGGCGAGGGCTTGCGATTCAGTTACAATACCTGCCCGCTGGAGAAGGGCGACGGCAGGCCCGATCCTTGCGTGGAGCCTGGGCGGCGCGGTAGAGCGCCGGGGATGGCCGCCCGCCGGTCACGCGCAATCCGGTCCGCCCAAGGGAGTACTGAACGAGATGGGTCCGGTATCCGGAGGCTTTCGGCCCCGCCGCAGCGAATAGCAAACAATTGCAAGGGCTGTTGCGGGTAATCCCAAAGTGCGGGCAATATCCATGGATTCGCCGCACATTGAAGAAGCAAGCAGATGACGAAGAAACTCTTGACCGAAGCCGAAATCCTGAAGATGAGCGACAAGGATTACATGAATGAGGATCAGCTCGCCTTCTTCAAAAATCGGCTCGAACAATTGCAGGCGGAAATTCTCCGCAATGCGGGCCAGACGACCGAGAATCTGCGCGAAACGGTGATCGTGCCGGACCCCGCCGATCGCGCGACGATCGAGGAAGAGCACGCGCTCGAACTGCGCACGCGCGACCGCGAGCGGAAGCTTCTCAAGAAGGTCCAGCAGTCGCTCGCCCGCATCGATTCGGGCGAATACGGCTGGTGCGAAGAGACGGGCGAGCCGATCGGCATCCCGCGTCTGCTCGCACGTCCGACGGCCACGCTGTCGCTCGAGGCGCAGGAGCGCCGCGAGCTGCGTCAGAAGCTGTTCGGCGACTGACCTTCCCGGCGCGGCCCGCCTTCCGCGCCCGACACGCTTTGCACAAAGCGCGCGGCCTCCCGCGCGCTTTTGCTTTTCCCGCCGCCGCGTCCTTTCCCCTTGCGGCGACGCCCGCCGCACGCCGCTCTTGATATCGCGGCGCCCGCCCTAAAATGAAGACAATGCGCGTCGAGCCGGCCGCCAGGCCTCGGCTTCCGCGCGCCGCATCACGCGGCGGCGCCCCGCGGGCCCCCGCATCCCCCGTCTTTCTCGAGGAATACAGATGGAGCAATTTCATGGCACGACGATCGTCTCCGTGCGGCGCGGCGACAAGGTCGCGCTCGGCGGCGACGGCCAGGTCACGCTCGGCAATATCGTGATGAAGGGCGGTGCGCGCAAAGTGCGCCGCATCTACAACAACCAGGTGCTCGTCGGCTTCGCGGGCGGCACGGCCGACGCGTTCTCGCTCCTCGACCTCTTCGAGGCGAAGCTCGAAAAGCACCAGGGCAACCTGACGCGCGCCGCCGTCGAGCTCGCGAAGGACTGGCGCACGGACCGGATGCTGCGCCGTCTCGAAGCGATGCTGATCACGGCCGATGCGAGCACGACGCTCGTCATCACCGGCAACGGCGACGTGCTCGACCCGGAAGGCGGGATCTGCGCGATCGGCTCGGGCGGCGCGTACGCACAAGCCGCCGCGCGCGCGCTCGCGGAAAACACCGATCTGTCCCCGCGCGACATCGTCGAGAAGGCGCTCGAGATCGCGGGCGACATGTGCATCTACACGAATCACAACCGGATCATCGAGACCATCGAGTAAGGACGAAGCAATGAGCACCATGACCCCTGCCGAGATCGTCTCGGAACTCGACAAGCACATCATCGGCCAGGACAAGGCGAAGCGGGCCGTCGCGGTCGCGCTGCGCAACCGCTGGCGCCGCCAGCAGGTCGCCGATCCGCTGCGCACGGAAATCACGCCGAAGAACATCCTGATGATCGGGCCGACGGGCGTCGGCAAGACCGAAATCGCGCGCCGCCTCGCGAAGCTCGCCGATGCGCCGTTCATCAAGATCGAGGCGACCAAGTTCACCGAAGTCGGCTACGTCGGCCGCGACGTCGACAGCATCGTGCGCGACCTGATCGAGATCTCGGTCAAGCAGACCCGCGAAGCGGAAATGCGCAAGGTGCGCAGCAAGGCGACCGACCAGGCCGAAGACCGCATCCTCGACATCCTGCTGCCGCAGCCGCGCGCGGTCGGCTTCGGCGCGGGCTCCGAGCACGCGAACGACGACAACAACGCGACCCGCCAGACGTTCCGCAAGCGCCTGCGCGAAGGCCAGCTCGACGACAAGGACGTCGAGCTTGACATCGAGCAGCCGACGGTCGGCATGGACATCATGGCGCCGCCGGGGATGGAAGAGATGACCGAGCAGATCCGCTCGATGTTCTCGAACCTGGGCGGCGGCAAGAAGACGCGCCGCAAGGTGAAGATCAAGGAAGCGCTGAAGCTGCTCACCGACGAGG
Proteins encoded in this region:
- the dapF gene encoding diaminopimelate epimerase, with the translated sequence MKLSFTKMHGAGNDFVVLDGYTRALPALTDAQVRALADRHFGIGADQLLLVEKPTVEGADFKYRIFNCDGGEVEHCGNGARCFVKFVRDNGLTDKASVRVEVKHGVIMLTMQDNGEVVVDMGAPVFEPARVPFDASGLEGRREGADTLWPLDVNGATRWISVVSMGNPHAVQIVDDAEAFPVLVDGPAIERHPRFAQRVNAGFMQRVSRREVKLRVYERGAGETLACGTGACAAVAAGIRRGQLDSPVTVHTHGGTLTISWDGARDENAPLLMAGPATTVFEGVIDLSVQPFA
- the hslU gene encoding ATP-dependent protease ATPase subunit HslU, producing MSTMTPAEIVSELDKHIIGQDKAKRAVAVALRNRWRRQQVADPLRTEITPKNILMIGPTGVGKTEIARRLAKLADAPFIKIEATKFTEVGYVGRDVDSIVRDLIEISVKQTREAEMRKVRSKATDQAEDRILDILLPQPRAVGFGAGSEHANDDNNATRQTFRKRLREGQLDDKDVELDIEQPTVGMDIMAPPGMEEMTEQIRSMFSNLGGGKKTRRKVKIKEALKLLTDEEAAKMLNEEEVKTKAVQNVEQNGIVFLDEIDKITSRNHEGGGGEVSRQGVQRDLLPLVEGTTINTKYGMVKTDHILFIASGAFHLAKPSDLIPELQGRFPIRVELDSLSVEDFEAILVATDASLVKQYQALLATEDVQLEFADDGIRRLAEIAYSVNEKTENIGARRLYTVIEKLLEEVSFAAGNHAGQRVTIDAAYVDRALGEVSRDEDLSRYVL
- the hslV gene encoding ATP-dependent protease subunit HslV — encoded protein: MEQFHGTTIVSVRRGDKVALGGDGQVTLGNIVMKGGARKVRRIYNNQVLVGFAGGTADAFSLLDLFEAKLEKHQGNLTRAAVELAKDWRTDRMLRRLEAMLITADASTTLVITGNGDVLDPEGGICAIGSGGAYAQAAARALAENTDLSPRDIVEKALEIAGDMCIYTNHNRIIETIE
- the xerC gene encoding tyrosine recombinase XerC — encoded protein: MTADLIADYLSNLRHVRKLSDHTLRAYAHELDELKKLANGRPLESLTAVDVRGAVARAHAGGLSARSISHRLSAWRAFYRWFAQHVEMNANPVATIRAPKRAKMLPKALSVDDAAALMDAPASGTAESLRDHAILELFYSSGLRLAELIGLDVAYVKIGEYRSEGWLDLAEAEVTVRGKGDKERKVPVGRKAIDALNAWLAVRGEFVRHDPHPLFLSVRGNRMSPGVVRGRVKRAALAAGIPANVHPHVLRHSFATHVLQSSGDLRAVQELLGHASISATQVYTSLDFQHLAKIYDSAHPRAKKRD
- a CDS encoding CobW family GTP-binding protein, which translates into the protein MAIPVTILTGFLGSGKTTLLKRILNEQHGMKIAVIENEFGEENIDNEILVQESNEQIIQMSNGCICCTIRGDLARALADLAAKKRDGTFDFDRVVIETTGLANPGPVAQTFFIDSEIADEFLLDAVITLVDAKHADAQLDEHEVVQRQVGFADRLFVTKADLVDDETVSDLKHRLLHMNPKAAIKVVNFGDADIKEIFDLRGFNLNAKLEIDPDFLAEDEHEHAHHHDHDHAHCDHDHGHCEHDHEHGHHNHHHAHHDDKIKSFVYRNDRPFDPNKLEDFLGGILQIYGERMLRYKGVLYMKGVDRKVVFQGVHQMMGSDLAAKWLPAEKKTNKMVFIGVDLPRDLITDGLDACLA
- a CDS encoding class I SAM-dependent rRNA methyltransferase; this encodes MHTVTLKPSKDKSLLRRHPWIYANAIDRVDGKPAPGATVIVRAHDGRFLARAAYSPHSQIRLRAWSFDEAEPIDHAFFKRRVQRAIAHRSAMISGTGAVRLVFGEADGLPGLIVDYYIAAQVPAGGTAAHAAEDGAAARAASNDGAAGAGRGQLVCQFMAAGVEQWKDAIVAALVAATGCPNVYERSDVSIREKEGLEQTTGVLAGDAPPDTLITNENGVLYHVDVRNGHKTGFYVDQRDNRALVAQYARDRDVLNCFCYTGGFSLAALKGGAKRVVSIDSSGDALALAQQNVVTNGFDAARAEWLDADAFKTLRRLVEEGERFDLIVLDPPKFAPTRDSVDRAARAYKDINLSGFKLLRPGGLLFTYSCSGAIDMDLFQKIVAGAAADAKVDARILKRLGAGVDHPLLTAFPEGEYLKGLLLQIA
- the dksA gene encoding RNA polymerase-binding protein DksA, translating into MTKKLLTEAEILKMSDKDYMNEDQLAFFKNRLEQLQAEILRNAGQTTENLRETVIVPDPADRATIEEEHALELRTRDRERKLLKKVQQSLARIDSGEYGWCEETGEPIGIPRLLARPTATLSLEAQERRELRQKLFGD
- a CDS encoding DUF484 family protein yields the protein MNDREVADYLLANPEFFATHAELLATIKLANPHGKAAVSLQERQMEMLRDKNKHLERRLAELLRYGHENDGLAAKFNHWTARVIAERDPYALPRSIAGGLADVFDVPQTALRLWDVADTYAQADFARNVGEEVRLFTNSLATPYCGANTGFEAAQWLAPVAPVPAVDGGEAPAASGAAESVALIALRAPAAGDGAGAFGLLVLGSPDPRRFHDGMGTDFLTQIGALASAALTRLLPH
- the metK gene encoding methionine adenosyltransferase, giving the protein MANDYLFTSESVSEGHPDKVADQISDAILDAILAQDKYSRVAAETLCNTGLVVLAGEITTAANIDYIQIARDTIKRIGYDNTDYGIDYRGCAVLVAYDKQSPDIAQGVDRAHDNNLDQGAGDQGLMFGYACDETPELMPLPIHLSHRLVERQANLRRDGRLPWLRPDAKSQVTVRYVDGKPHSIDTVVLSTQHAPDIELPALREAVIEEIIKPTLPADLIKGDIKFLVNPTGRFVIGGPQGDCGLTGRKIIVDTYGGAAPHGGGAFSGKDPSKVDRSAAYAGRYVAKNIVAAGLASRALIQVSYAIGVAEPTSVMVNTFGTGRVSDETITKLVREHFDLRPKGIIQMLDLLRPIYEKTAAYGHFGREEPEFSWEAADKALVLAEAAGVEPAVQVA
- a CDS encoding lipid A biosynthesis lauroyl acyltransferase, whose protein sequence is MLGRLGTQLAVALLKFLAVLPYGLTARFGDGLGWLLYQIPSRRKRIVHINLKLCFPDWSDARREEVAGQHFRHAIRSYVERSYQWFASEETYRKLFTIDSEIDLSDPDMPPTLLLGFHFVGIEAGSMAINLALGRACGSLYTPMKNPEIEAAAKAGRSRFGAELASRADSARTVLRWLRDRKPVMLGADMDYGQRNSTFVPFFGVPACTLTAVGRFAKTGHAQVVPFIGEVLPDYKGYRLKVFKPWENYPTGDDDLDARRMNAFLEEQIPLMPEQYYWVHKRFKTRPPGEPSFY